The following proteins are co-located in the Microvirga ossetica genome:
- a CDS encoding sensor histidine kinase, with amino-acid sequence MNCNSIRVRLLTVAVMSIIATIAVAGASLVVFFERQVLRYVEQDLNIHWTELATAFGTEGEAGLGQKLTDPRYHQPYGGAYWQVSENGRPIVRSRSLWDQDLPPGGARPGAEREKAFEVEGPDGSELYVIEREVTVDGDQGPRTVSLAVALDHAQVVELRQAFGWDVTRVLIPIAAVLVLFAWIQLSLGLRPLQDVGRDLNAVQTGQIRRMTRRFPDEVAPLVENINKLLDRQENLVRKARDRAGALAHGLKTPLTILGAEVRHLEQSGQHQAAERMQEQLGLIRTHVEREVARARTSGASVACGAYTQVDETVARLLRLMQHMPRGEALVWETRIPDDLAVDMDPHDFGEVMGNLLDNARKWAKAQVTIRAERASEKARIVVEDDGPGFSDTGGVRPERGLQGQADPTSSGLGLGIVEDILAEYGTGAEIDGNGHCRISFEIPLCRELPLPVDKPGRKRERQAPVSS; translated from the coding sequence ATGAACTGCAACTCCATCCGGGTGCGGCTGCTGACGGTTGCCGTCATGTCCATCATCGCGACGATCGCCGTCGCCGGCGCCTCCCTGGTCGTGTTCTTCGAGCGTCAGGTGCTGCGTTACGTGGAGCAGGACCTCAACATCCATTGGACCGAGCTTGCGACCGCCTTCGGCACGGAGGGCGAGGCCGGCCTCGGTCAGAAACTGACCGATCCCCGCTATCACCAGCCCTATGGCGGCGCCTATTGGCAGGTCTCCGAGAACGGGCGACCGATCGTGCGGTCGCGCTCCCTCTGGGATCAGGACCTGCCACCGGGCGGCGCTCGGCCGGGAGCGGAGCGCGAGAAGGCCTTCGAGGTCGAGGGACCCGATGGCTCGGAACTCTACGTGATCGAACGGGAGGTCACGGTCGATGGCGATCAAGGGCCCCGGACAGTCAGCCTCGCGGTCGCGCTCGACCACGCGCAGGTGGTGGAACTGCGCCAGGCTTTCGGTTGGGACGTGACCCGCGTGCTCATTCCGATCGCCGCCGTCCTTGTTCTTTTCGCCTGGATTCAGCTCTCGCTGGGCCTGCGTCCGCTGCAGGACGTCGGCCGTGATCTGAATGCGGTACAGACCGGCCAGATCCGGCGCATGACCAGGCGCTTTCCGGACGAGGTCGCGCCGCTGGTCGAGAACATCAACAAGCTGCTCGACCGCCAGGAAAACCTCGTGCGCAAGGCGCGCGACCGGGCCGGCGCATTGGCGCACGGCTTGAAGACACCTTTGACGATTCTCGGCGCCGAGGTGCGGCACCTGGAGCAATCCGGCCAGCATCAGGCAGCCGAGCGCATGCAGGAGCAGCTTGGCCTCATCCGCACCCATGTGGAGCGCGAGGTCGCGCGGGCGCGCACCAGCGGCGCATCGGTGGCCTGCGGCGCCTATACCCAGGTGGACGAGACCGTCGCCCGCCTCCTGCGCCTCATGCAGCACATGCCCAGGGGCGAGGCGCTCGTGTGGGAGACCAGGATCCCGGACGACCTCGCCGTCGACATGGACCCGCACGATTTCGGCGAGGTCATGGGCAATCTCCTCGACAATGCCAGGAAATGGGCCAAAGCCCAGGTCACGATCCGTGCCGAACGCGCGAGCGAGAAGGCCCGGATCGTCGTCGAGGATGACGGGCCGGGCTTTTCTGACACCGGCGGCGTGCGCCCCGAACGCGGCTTGCAGGGACAGGCCGACCCGACCTCGAGCGGGCTCGGCCTCGGTATCGTCGAGGACATCCTGGCCGAATACGGAACGGGTGCGGAGATCGACGGCAACGGGCATTGCCGGATCTCATTCGAGATCCCGCTCTGCCGCGAGCTTCCCCTGCCAGTCGACAAGCCGGGAAGAAAACGCGAGAGGCAGGCTCCGGTCTCCTCATAG
- the phaR gene encoding polyhydroxyalkanoate synthesis repressor PhaR, which produces MATDKQPTVIKKYANRRLYHTGTSTYVTLEDLAGMVRKGEDFVVYDAKSGEEITRSVLAQIIFEQENKEGPNLLPVTVLRQLIRFYGDSMQALVPSYLEFSMNNLSQEQQKLREQMAQAFGPGAFQAMEEQVRKNMGFFTEAMRMFSPFPQAASANGEGKLAKGDKGEDVNDLDTLKRQMADMQAKLDKLASK; this is translated from the coding sequence ATGGCGACGGACAAACAACCGACGGTCATCAAGAAATATGCCAACCGCCGCCTCTATCACACGGGCACATCGACCTACGTGACGCTGGAAGATCTGGCGGGCATGGTGCGCAAGGGTGAGGATTTCGTGGTCTACGACGCGAAGTCCGGCGAGGAGATCACCCGCTCGGTGCTCGCCCAGATCATCTTCGAGCAGGAGAACAAGGAGGGGCCGAACCTTCTGCCCGTCACGGTGCTTCGCCAGCTCATCCGATTCTACGGCGACAGCATGCAGGCCCTGGTGCCGAGCTATCTCGAATTCTCCATGAACAACCTGTCCCAGGAGCAGCAGAAGCTTCGGGAGCAGATGGCCCAGGCCTTCGGTCCCGGCGCCTTCCAGGCCATGGAGGAGCAGGTGCGCAAGAACATGGGCTTCTTCACCGAGGCCATGCGCATGTTCTCCCCCTTTCCGCAGGCCGCATCGGCCAATGGCGAGGGAAAGCTCGCGAAGGGAGACAAGGGTGAGGACGTCAACGATCTCGACACCCTGAAGCGGCAGATGGCCGACATGCAGGCCAAGCTCGACAAGCTGGCGAGCAAGTAG
- the rpmF gene encoding 50S ribosomal protein L32: MAVPKRKTSPSRRGMRRSADALKAPTYVEDKDSGELRRPHHVDLKTGMYRGRQVLKVKTEA; encoded by the coding sequence ATGGCCGTTCCAAAGAGAAAAACGTCGCCTTCGCGGCGCGGCATGCGTCGCTCCGCCGATGCCCTGAAGGCCCCGACCTACGTCGAGGACAAGGATTCCGGCGAGCTGCGCCGTCCTCACCACGTTGACCTGAAGACCGGCATGTACCGTGGCCGTCAGGTTCTCAAGGTGAAGACCGAAGCCTAA
- the mtgA gene encoding monofunctional biosynthetic peptidoglycan transglycosylase codes for MMSLNSDGAAAPPEGSVGDRSRSRWTWRSGRPRAPLTAARLLRRFVQIGLGLILLWVGAVFWLGLLYWAVPPVSTLMLGRWLTLQPVARDFVRLDEISPNLPLAVLTAEDNRFCEHHGVDWGALWMVMESADGDGPARGASTIPMQVAKNLFLWPSRSYLRKGLEIPVALYLDLIWSKRQTMEVYLNIAEWGEGVFGAEAASQKYFRKPAKNLTRQEAALLARALPNPLVRNPARPRPGHRALAGQLMARMERAAPFSDCLKP; via the coding sequence ATGATGAGCCTGAATTCGGATGGGGCCGCCGCTCCGCCCGAGGGAAGCGTCGGCGACAGGTCGCGGTCGAGATGGACATGGCGATCGGGACGGCCGCGCGCGCCGCTGACGGCTGCCCGCCTTCTCCGCCGCTTCGTCCAGATCGGCCTCGGTCTCATCCTCTTATGGGTCGGCGCCGTCTTTTGGCTAGGGCTTTTGTACTGGGCCGTGCCGCCGGTCTCGACCCTCATGCTCGGCCGCTGGCTCACCCTCCAGCCCGTCGCGCGCGACTTCGTCCGCCTCGACGAGATCTCCCCCAACCTGCCCCTGGCCGTCCTGACAGCCGAGGACAACCGCTTCTGCGAGCACCACGGCGTCGATTGGGGAGCCCTCTGGATGGTGATGGAATCCGCCGACGGGGACGGGCCCGCGCGGGGGGCCTCGACCATCCCCATGCAGGTGGCGAAGAACCTCTTCCTCTGGCCGAGCCGGTCCTATCTCCGCAAGGGCCTGGAGATCCCGGTGGCGCTCTATCTCGACCTGATCTGGTCCAAGCGCCAGACGATGGAGGTCTATCTCAACATCGCCGAATGGGGCGAAGGCGTCTTCGGAGCCGAGGCGGCATCGCAGAAATACTTCCGCAAGCCCGCCAAGAACCTCACCCGCCAGGAGGCGGCGCTTCTGGCACGGGCCCTGCCCAACCCCCTCGTTCGCAATCCGGCCCGCCCACGGCCCGGCCATCGGGCGCTGGCGGGACAGCTCATGGCCCGCATGGAGAGAGCGGCGCCTTTCAGCGACTGCCTGAAGCCGTGA
- the phbB gene encoding acetoacetyl-CoA reductase produces the protein MARVALVTGGTRGIGAAISKGLKDAGYKVAANYGGNDEAANQFKAETGIPVFKFDVSDSAACETGIRAVEAELGPVDILVNNAGITRDGMFHKMNFDQWSAVIRTNLDSMFTCTRPVIEGMRERGFGRIIIISSINGQKGQMGQANYSAAKAGVIGFAKALAQENANKGVTVNVIAPGYIATEMVKAVPEEVLKAKILPLIPVGRLGEAEEIARSVLFLAADEAGFVTGSTLSVNGGQYMA, from the coding sequence ATGGCGCGCGTTGCATTGGTCACCGGCGGCACTCGTGGCATCGGTGCCGCAATCTCAAAAGGTTTGAAGGACGCAGGCTACAAAGTTGCGGCCAATTACGGCGGCAATGACGAAGCCGCCAACCAGTTCAAAGCTGAGACCGGCATCCCGGTCTTCAAGTTCGACGTCTCCGATTCCGCTGCCTGCGAGACGGGCATCCGCGCGGTCGAAGCCGAGCTCGGCCCCGTCGACATTCTCGTCAACAATGCGGGCATCACCCGTGACGGCATGTTCCACAAGATGAATTTCGATCAGTGGTCCGCCGTCATCCGCACCAACCTCGATTCGATGTTCACCTGCACGCGCCCGGTGATCGAGGGCATGCGCGAACGCGGCTTCGGGCGCATCATCATCATCTCCTCCATCAACGGCCAGAAGGGCCAGATGGGACAGGCCAACTATTCCGCTGCGAAAGCGGGCGTGATCGGCTTTGCCAAGGCGCTGGCGCAGGAAAACGCCAACAAGGGCGTCACCGTCAACGTGATCGCGCCAGGCTATATCGCCACCGAGATGGTGAAGGCGGTTCCCGAAGAGGTCCTCAAGGCGAAGATCCTGCCGCTCATTCCCGTAGGCCGCCTCGGCGAGGCGGAGGAGATCGCCCGCAGCGTGCTCTTCCTGGCCGCCGACGAGGCCGGCTTCGTTACGGGCTCTACCCTGTCCGTCAACGGCGGCCAGTATATGGCCTGA
- a CDS encoding EAL domain-containing protein — protein MATKGQGRTGFFKGASRPPRKRQAPRPQGSPLAAVIYAWDMVSDALTWGPGAAEALGLPSRDLPKTGKAFAQMIEPGCGLSRQEAISAAEAPGRTYDTRYALRLEPDRVVMVEDAGRWQPGVQGGPAFARGQLRVDPASGARELLPTVLRARSELLCKIQTGINEALRVSQTCTLIVGSVDGDEADLTTDIARNLRPMMRRHDLFAALGPNRFALALTCCPASDAPSAMKRLVSLLKDRQAASSLRLGAACAPDHTFKATKLLRFAEQALASAVEWDEPRSFYDARPAKPSPAAEQAPFDWIAALNDRSLTLACRPMVEAQTRAPFLMQACASLLSAAEGTIPLGPVPSVKDANLALLVDGRMLELTADHLQNHPHKHLSLPISQKTLQDPEWLPMLAAHLGARPGIESRLMIEVPEAALAECRRNLGRLHAMKALGIGLALTGFGAGYVSPAQLRMLPIDLLTIDGAFIQPLKRSTDDRLFVRTLIDRAQHLGIAIAAEWVDDEATARLLASWGVDYLQGALFGEPEAVLQPSALRQMLKRARG, from the coding sequence ATGGCGACGAAGGGGCAGGGACGGACGGGATTTTTCAAGGGCGCATCCCGGCCGCCACGCAAGCGCCAGGCCCCTCGCCCCCAAGGCTCTCCCCTCGCCGCCGTCATCTATGCCTGGGACATGGTCTCGGACGCGCTGACCTGGGGTCCGGGTGCGGCCGAGGCGCTCGGCCTGCCCAGCCGGGACCTGCCGAAGACCGGCAAGGCTTTTGCGCAGATGATCGAGCCCGGCTGCGGCCTCTCCCGCCAGGAGGCCATTTCCGCAGCGGAAGCTCCCGGCCGCACCTATGACACCCGCTACGCACTTCGTCTCGAGCCGGACCGGGTGGTCATGGTCGAGGATGCCGGCCGGTGGCAGCCGGGCGTCCAGGGAGGCCCCGCCTTCGCTCGCGGCCAGCTTCGCGTCGACCCGGCCTCGGGAGCAAGGGAGCTGCTCCCGACTGTTCTCAGGGCCCGGTCGGAGCTTCTGTGCAAGATCCAGACCGGCATCAACGAGGCCCTGCGGGTGTCGCAGACCTGCACCCTGATCGTCGGCAGCGTCGACGGGGACGAGGCGGATCTGACGACCGACATCGCCCGCAATCTCCGCCCGATGATGCGCCGCCATGACCTGTTCGCCGCGCTGGGACCGAACCGTTTCGCCCTGGCGCTCACCTGCTGCCCCGCTTCCGACGCGCCGAGCGCCATGAAGCGCCTTGTTTCGCTCCTGAAGGATCGACAGGCCGCGTCCTCCCTTCGCCTCGGAGCCGCCTGCGCGCCCGACCATACCTTCAAGGCCACGAAGCTTCTGCGCTTCGCCGAGCAGGCATTGGCCTCGGCCGTGGAATGGGACGAACCCCGCAGCTTCTACGATGCGCGCCCCGCCAAGCCGTCGCCGGCGGCGGAGCAGGCGCCGTTCGACTGGATCGCCGCCCTCAACGACCGCAGCCTGACGCTCGCCTGTCGGCCGATGGTGGAGGCGCAGACGCGGGCGCCGTTCCTGATGCAGGCCTGTGCCTCGCTGCTGAGCGCCGCGGAGGGCACGATCCCGCTCGGACCGGTACCGAGCGTGAAGGATGCCAATCTCGCCCTTCTCGTCGATGGGCGGATGCTCGAGCTAACCGCAGACCATCTCCAGAACCATCCGCACAAGCATCTTTCCCTGCCAATTTCGCAGAAGACCCTGCAGGATCCGGAATGGCTGCCCATGCTAGCGGCCCATCTCGGCGCCCGTCCGGGCATCGAATCGCGGCTCATGATCGAGGTTCCCGAGGCGGCGCTTGCCGAATGCCGGCGCAATCTCGGCCGGCTTCATGCCATGAAGGCCCTCGGCATCGGGCTGGCGCTCACCGGGTTTGGGGCGGGCTATGTCTCGCCGGCCCAGCTGCGCATGCTCCCGATCGACCTTCTGACGATCGACGGCGCCTTCATCCAGCCGCTCAAGCGCTCCACCGACGACCGTCTCTTCGTCCGCACCCTCATCGACCGGGCCCAGCATCTCGGCATCGCCATCGCGGCGGAATGGGTGGATGACGAGGCGACGGCCCGGCTGCTCGCCTCCTGGGGCGTGGATTATCTCCAGGGAGCGCTGTTCGGCGAGCCGGAGGCGGTTCTGCAGCCGTCGGCGCTCCGGCAGATGCTGAAGCGCGCCCGCGGCTGA
- a CDS encoding polyprenyl synthetase family protein: MTPSTSTFTTRLSDAAGIVEASLQALLSDKAAPGEIARPPRLMAAMRHATLSGGKRLRPFLTIEAARLFGVEGQGPLRAGCAVELLHCYSLVHDDLPSMDDDDLRRGRPTVHKAYDEATAILVGDALQTLAFEVLADPATAEDAAIRSDLVLGLARASGLGGMVGGQLLDLSAEGRYGPAELEEADIRRLQMMKTGAILTFSVEAGAILGQADAPARRRLVEYGRALGAAFQVADDILDREASPEALGKRTGKDREKGKATLVDLLGMEGARRECRQLVETAEAALDAFGAQAQILREAVRFVVERQV; encoded by the coding sequence ATGACGCCATCCACCAGCACTTTCACGACGCGGCTGTCCGACGCCGCGGGGATTGTCGAAGCAAGTCTCCAAGCCTTGCTATCAGACAAAGCCGCTCCGGGCGAGATTGCCCGCCCGCCCCGTCTCATGGCCGCCATGCGGCATGCGACCTTAAGCGGCGGCAAGCGCCTGAGGCCATTCCTGACCATCGAGGCGGCCCGGCTCTTCGGCGTCGAAGGGCAGGGGCCGTTGCGGGCCGGCTGCGCCGTCGAGCTGCTGCACTGCTATTCCCTCGTGCATGACGACCTGCCCTCCATGGACGATGACGACCTGCGCCGAGGCCGTCCCACCGTCCACAAAGCCTATGACGAGGCCACTGCCATCCTGGTGGGCGACGCCCTCCAGACCTTGGCCTTCGAGGTGCTCGCCGACCCGGCGACGGCGGAGGATGCGGCGATCCGCTCCGATCTCGTGCTCGGCCTTGCCCGGGCCTCGGGCTTGGGCGGCATGGTGGGAGGCCAGCTTCTCGACCTGTCGGCGGAGGGACGCTACGGCCCGGCGGAGCTGGAGGAGGCCGATATACGCCGGCTTCAGATGATGAAGACCGGTGCGATCCTCACCTTCTCGGTGGAGGCGGGAGCGATACTGGGCCAAGCCGATGCGCCCGCCCGCCGGAGGCTCGTCGAGTACGGGCGCGCGCTTGGAGCGGCGTTCCAGGTGGCGGACGACATCCTCGACCGGGAGGCTTCGCCTGAGGCGCTCGGCAAGCGCACGGGCAAGGACCGGGAGAAGGGCAAGGCCACCCTCGTCGACCTGCTCGGGATGGAGGGCGCGCGCCGCGAATGCCGGCAGCTCGTCGAAACAGCGGAAGCGGCCCTCGACGCTTTCGGAGCTCAGGCGCAGATCTTACGCGAGGCGGTGCGCTTCGTGGTCGAGCGGCAGGTCTGA
- a CDS encoding response regulator transcription factor, translating to MRVLLVEDEAAIARDVASALAETGYVVDITRDGEEGWFRASTEDYDAIVLDLGLPKLDGLSVVRRLREEDSTVPILVLTARGAWLQRVEGIDAGADDYLTKPFEMEELLARLAALLRRVGRHVTPLIEIGTIRIDTRRLRVMINGRAIELSPLEFRLLRYLAHNRDRVVAQSELVEHVYGNDEPESNTIEALVARLRRKIGSDAIGTRRGHGYIMETPSP from the coding sequence ATGAGGGTCCTTCTCGTGGAGGATGAGGCGGCCATCGCCAGGGATGTCGCGAGCGCCCTGGCCGAGACGGGCTATGTGGTGGACATCACCCGGGACGGCGAGGAGGGCTGGTTCCGCGCCTCGACCGAGGATTACGACGCCATCGTGCTCGATCTCGGTCTGCCGAAGCTCGACGGCCTGTCCGTGGTGCGGCGCCTGCGGGAGGAGGACAGCACGGTGCCGATCCTCGTTCTGACCGCCCGCGGCGCGTGGCTGCAGCGGGTCGAGGGCATCGATGCGGGAGCCGACGACTACCTGACGAAGCCCTTCGAGATGGAGGAGCTTCTCGCCCGCCTCGCCGCCCTGCTGCGTCGCGTCGGCCGCCATGTCACGCCGCTGATCGAGATAGGGACCATTCGCATCGATACGCGCCGGCTGCGGGTGATGATCAACGGCCGCGCAATCGAGCTCTCGCCGCTCGAGTTCCGACTGCTGCGCTATCTCGCCCATAATCGCGATCGCGTGGTCGCGCAGAGCGAGCTCGTCGAGCATGTCTATGGAAACGACGAGCCCGAGAGCAACACCATCGAGGCTCTGGTCGCCCGCCTGCGGCGCAAGATCGGATCGGACGCCATCGGAACCCGGCGCGGCCACGGCTACATCATGGAGACGCCTTCGCCATGA
- a CDS encoding acetyl-CoA C-acetyltransferase produces MARDSIVIVGATRTAVGSFNGAFANTPAHELGAIAVKAALERAKVDGAEVDEVILGQILTAGQGQNPARQAAIAAGVPQEKTAWALNQLCGSGLRTVAIGLQQIANGDANIIVAGGQESMSLAPHAAHMRSGTKMGDFKLVDTMLKDGLMDAFNGYHMGTTAENVAQRWQLTREEQDQFATASQNKAEAAQKEGRFKDEITPVTISSRKGDIVVDQDEYIRAGTTVESLAKLRPAFSKDGTVTAGNASGINDGAAALVLMTEAEAQKRGLTPLARIASWATAGVDPAIMGTGPIPSSRKALEKAGWKVSDLDLVEANEAFAAQALAVNKDMGWDPSIVNVNGGAIAIGHPIGASGARVLVTLLHEMGRRNAKKGLATLCIGGGMGVAMCLER; encoded by the coding sequence ATGGCCCGAGATAGCATCGTCATCGTCGGAGCGACGCGCACGGCCGTCGGCTCGTTCAACGGGGCCTTCGCCAACACCCCGGCCCACGAGCTCGGCGCCATCGCCGTCAAGGCGGCCCTCGAGCGGGCGAAGGTCGACGGCGCGGAAGTGGACGAGGTCATCCTCGGCCAGATCCTGACCGCAGGCCAGGGCCAGAACCCGGCCCGCCAAGCCGCCATCGCCGCGGGCGTGCCGCAGGAAAAGACCGCCTGGGCGCTCAACCAGCTCTGCGGCTCGGGCCTGCGTACGGTGGCCATCGGCCTGCAGCAGATCGCCAATGGCGATGCGAACATCATCGTCGCCGGCGGCCAGGAATCCATGTCGCTCGCCCCCCACGCCGCCCATATGCGCTCCGGCACCAAGATGGGCGACTTCAAGCTCGTCGACACCATGCTGAAGGACGGCCTGATGGACGCCTTCAACGGCTATCACATGGGCACCACCGCCGAGAACGTGGCCCAGCGCTGGCAGCTCACCCGCGAGGAGCAGGACCAGTTCGCGACCGCCTCCCAGAACAAGGCCGAGGCGGCCCAGAAGGAAGGCCGCTTCAAGGACGAGATCACGCCCGTCACGATTTCCAGCCGCAAGGGCGACATCGTGGTGGACCAGGACGAGTATATCCGCGCCGGCACCACCGTCGAATCCCTGGCGAAGCTCAGGCCCGCCTTCTCGAAGGACGGCACGGTCACGGCCGGCAATGCGTCCGGCATCAACGACGGCGCGGCAGCCCTCGTGCTGATGACCGAGGCCGAGGCCCAGAAGCGCGGCCTGACCCCGCTCGCCCGCATCGCCTCCTGGGCGACGGCCGGCGTCGATCCGGCGATCATGGGCACGGGCCCGATCCCGTCCTCCCGCAAGGCGCTGGAGAAGGCCGGCTGGAAGGTCTCCGACCTCGATCTCGTCGAAGCCAACGAGGCCTTCGCGGCCCAGGCGCTCGCGGTCAACAAGGACATGGGCTGGGATCCGTCGATCGTGAACGTGAACGGCGGCGCCATCGCCATCGGCCACCCGATCGGCGCCTCGGGCGCCCGCGTGCTCGTGACCCTGCTGCACGAGATGGGCCGGCGCAACGCCAAGAAGGGCCTCGCTACCCTGTGCATCGGCGGCGGCATGGGCGTCGCCATGTGCCTGGAGCGCTAA
- a CDS encoding HWE histidine kinase domain-containing protein — protein MTLNESVNLTNCDREPIHIPGSIQEHGCLLACDTQASVILRHSANAPDLLRLRGEINGRTLDEVLGQEAAHTLRNALATASSESRAALVFDLDIGDLAFDVAIHRFRSTVIIEFEPAASQFTKPLDLTRALIGRLNKAVDADHLIRDTARLVRGLLGYDRVMVYRFEHDSSGKVVSEAKRSDLESFLGQYFPASDIPQQARVLYLRNIIRIIADSDGKRIPIEPVLDASGEPLDLSFAHLRSVSPIHCEYLRNMGVAASMSISVIVGGELWGLIACHHYSPRILPMGLRVAAEMFGEFFSLHLNALLQRGKLETATQARRALDLILKRASHRADVGETLRASLADLRQLVPCDGVGLWIDGSWTPQGSAPSAEVVASIARFVGNVADGRIWATHALSHRLASAEEYRANASGILAVPLSQIPRDYLFFFRKEQVQTLEWAGNPEKSYDVGPLGDRLTPRKSFAIWKQIVHAQSLPWSEADREIAEAARIALTEVVLRHGELLADERTKAEIRQRMLNEELNHRVKNILAIIKSLVGHPVQEGRNIQDYVASLQGRIQALAVAHDQVARGEGGGSLADLLDAELTPYRDPATTIVLEGPKVWLDARAYSVMALVLHELCTNAAKYGSLSKAGGKLSIAWSLMSEGGCRIEWHESGGPIVSPPKREGFGTLLIDRSIPYDLGGESRVDYLPTGVEGSFFIPQKHILFVTAPGTDPRAQPTPAEVRSAIDLSGTSLLLVEDQLLIALDVEFMLDERGLADITTSGSVDDALGKLSAFSPDVAVLDVNLGEETSIPVAEELARRNIPFVFATGYGERGMVPSAFSEVPILRKPYDAESLAEAIASMMGRRS, from the coding sequence GTGACCCTGAACGAATCCGTCAATCTGACCAATTGCGACCGGGAGCCGATCCATATTCCGGGCAGCATCCAGGAGCATGGATGCCTGCTCGCCTGCGATACGCAAGCATCGGTGATCCTGCGGCATTCGGCCAATGCTCCTGACCTCCTTCGGCTGCGAGGCGAGATTAACGGGCGCACGCTAGACGAGGTCCTGGGCCAGGAAGCGGCCCATACCCTCCGCAATGCGCTGGCGACCGCAAGCAGCGAAAGTCGAGCTGCCCTCGTCTTCGATCTCGACATCGGAGACCTTGCCTTCGATGTGGCCATTCACCGCTTTCGTTCGACGGTCATCATCGAATTCGAGCCCGCGGCGTCGCAGTTCACCAAGCCCCTCGACCTGACGCGCGCCCTGATCGGACGGCTCAACAAGGCTGTCGATGCCGACCACCTCATTCGCGACACCGCCCGCCTCGTGCGCGGCCTCCTCGGCTATGACCGCGTCATGGTCTACCGGTTCGAACACGACAGTTCGGGGAAGGTCGTCAGCGAGGCCAAGCGCAGCGATCTCGAGAGTTTTCTCGGCCAGTACTTTCCCGCCAGCGACATCCCGCAGCAGGCGCGGGTCCTGTATCTGCGCAACATCATCCGCATCATCGCCGATTCGGACGGCAAGCGGATTCCGATCGAACCGGTGCTCGATGCTTCGGGCGAACCGCTTGACCTGTCTTTCGCTCATCTGCGCAGCGTCTCGCCGATCCACTGCGAGTACCTGCGCAACATGGGCGTCGCAGCTTCCATGTCGATCTCGGTCATCGTCGGCGGCGAACTCTGGGGCCTGATCGCCTGCCATCACTACTCTCCCCGCATCCTGCCCATGGGGCTGCGCGTGGCGGCCGAGATGTTCGGTGAATTCTTCTCCCTCCACCTCAACGCATTGCTCCAGCGCGGCAAGCTCGAGACCGCGACCCAGGCCCGCCGCGCCCTCGACCTGATCCTGAAGCGGGCCTCTCATCGGGCCGATGTGGGAGAGACCCTTCGGGCGAGCCTCGCCGATCTTCGACAATTGGTGCCGTGCGACGGCGTGGGGCTTTGGATCGACGGCAGCTGGACGCCCCAGGGCAGCGCGCCTTCCGCAGAGGTCGTCGCGTCCATCGCGCGGTTCGTGGGCAATGTCGCCGATGGCCGGATCTGGGCAACGCACGCCCTGTCCCATCGTCTGGCCTCGGCCGAGGAATACCGCGCCAATGCCTCCGGCATTCTCGCCGTGCCGCTCTCGCAGATCCCGCGCGACTACCTGTTCTTCTTTCGCAAGGAACAGGTCCAGACGCTCGAATGGGCCGGCAATCCGGAAAAGTCCTATGATGTCGGCCCGTTGGGCGACCGGCTCACCCCCCGCAAGAGCTTCGCGATCTGGAAGCAGATCGTCCATGCGCAATCCCTGCCCTGGTCAGAAGCCGATCGGGAGATCGCCGAGGCTGCCAGGATCGCCCTGACCGAGGTGGTGCTCCGCCACGGCGAGCTGCTGGCCGACGAGCGGACCAAGGCCGAGATCCGCCAGCGCATGCTGAACGAGGAGCTCAACCACCGGGTCAAGAACATTCTCGCGATCATCAAGTCCCTGGTCGGGCACCCGGTGCAGGAAGGGCGCAACATTCAGGACTATGTCGCCTCGCTCCAGGGCCGTATCCAGGCTCTGGCCGTCGCTCACGACCAGGTGGCGAGGGGTGAAGGCGGCGGTTCCCTTGCCGATCTGCTCGATGCGGAGCTGACGCCCTACCGGGATCCTGCCACGACGATCGTGCTCGAAGGCCCGAAGGTGTGGCTCGATGCGCGCGCCTATTCGGTCATGGCACTCGTGCTGCACGAATTGTGCACCAACGCCGCGAAATACGGCTCCCTTTCCAAGGCGGGCGGCAAGCTGTCGATCGCGTGGTCGCTCATGTCCGAAGGCGGCTGCCGGATCGAATGGCACGAGTCGGGCGGCCCGATCGTCTCACCGCCGAAGCGCGAGGGCTTCGGCACGCTTCTGATCGACCGCAGCATTCCCTACGATCTCGGCGGTGAAAGCCGGGTCGATTACCTGCCGACGGGAGTCGAAGGATCCTTCTTCATTCCGCAGAAGCACATTCTGTTCGTCACCGCGCCTGGCACCGATCCGAGAGCGCAACCGACGCCGGCCGAGGTGAGATCGGCCATCGACCTTTCCGGCACGAGCCTGCTGCTCGTCGAGGATCAGCTGCTGATCGCCCTTGATGTCGAGTTCATGCTCGACGAACGGGGCCTCGCCGACATCACCACCAGCGGATCGGTCGACGACGCCCTCGGCAAGCTGTCGGCTTTTTCCCCGGACGTCGCCGTGCTGGATGTGAATCTCGGCGAGGAAACCTCCATCCCGGTTGCGGAGGAACTCGCCAGGCGCAACATCCCCTTCGTCTTCGCGACCGGCTACGGGGAAAGAGGCATGGTCCCCTCCGCGTTCTCCGAGGTGCCGATCCTGCGCAAGCCATATGATGCCGAGAGTCTAGCCGAGGCGATCGCGTCGATGATGGGCCGCAGATCCTAG